Proteins encoded together in one Micromonospora auratinigra window:
- a CDS encoding roadblock/LC7 domain-containing protein: MNRPAAMQDMGWLLTNFADSVAGIAHVVAVSADGLLLASSRDLPTDRADQLAAITSGVVSLTEGAARMFSAGGVLQTVIEMDSGYLFLMSISDGSSMAVLAARSCDVGQVGYEMALLVERVGQALSPLPRDAVRS; encoded by the coding sequence ATGAACAGGCCAGCGGCCATGCAGGACATGGGTTGGCTGCTCACCAACTTCGCCGACAGCGTGGCGGGCATCGCCCACGTGGTGGCGGTGTCCGCGGACGGGCTGCTGCTCGCCTCCTCCCGGGACCTGCCCACCGACCGGGCCGACCAGCTCGCCGCGATCACCTCCGGCGTGGTGAGCCTGACCGAGGGTGCCGCCCGGATGTTCAGCGCCGGTGGTGTGCTCCAGACCGTGATCGAGATGGACAGCGGATACCTGTTCCTCATGTCGATCAGTGACGGCTCGTCGATGGCGGTGCTCGCCGCCCGCAGCTGCGACGTCGGCCAGGTGGGCTACGAGATGGCCCTGCTGGTGGAGCGGGTCGGTCAGGCCCTGTCCCCGCTGCCGAGGGACGCCGTCCGGTCCTGA
- a CDS encoding sensor histidine kinase: MSTGPTTLPESPGADQRNRRRRMPRLRDARIRSKLALILVVPVAAVIALATIRLVSVGEGAYDATRIRSLTALSIDVSALAQDLHKERMAAAAYLAVPNQKPDDYNLRVRRTDERIAAYREERGRVGEVPASVADRLKVIEDHLGTLNGTRQEVLDRQQMPVAEASLRYGIVLSDLVAYGDTLAQQPGAESIADARRAVAAFSHAKAAVAEEQAVAFTALAGGQLDEEQFSSLVATLTSQQESLLSFSRAAEPYQRSLVDGTVSGDAVQLSDRVANDLSRSVGQGNPLVTRDEAAAAIGAVDDLMRWAELQLQDRLLADADAVRTDVIRQAVLESLLVLVTLIIAVSLAVVLARSLNDSLRRLREGALAVANHDLPDAVGRLQNVNAIGDGGVDEIVQQVRDPIKLSNRDEVGQVAAAFNVVHREAVRVAAEQAALRTSVSAMFLNLARRSQSLVDRMIGELDAIERGEEDPKRLAQLFELDHLATRMRRNDENLLVLAGADSAVPRREDALLVDVLRAAQSEVELYNRIEFGTVDTDISVAAHAVNDVVRLVAELLDNATRFSPPNTTVVADGRRIRDYVLIQVEDRGLGLSDEQLDSLNRRLAAPPTVDVAAFRLMGLAVVSRLASRYGIRVELRRNVEGGTVAQVTLPNSAVVLPANRGQAPLTRSRQPLAVEPSPLSQVGSAADPLVGAGRGGTATLTDQWRSAAPSTRWPADAEVRDTGPAVQVGGPAAALPGVPAAPMAAPVASAPPAPTVPVSGAGAGYSAGTPTVAYPALDPLPKRTPGVEAAATAAPAAPVAPAAVPAPPAYPAAPAYQSATVNPPATPVVSRPELPAEAPIFREMEAVWFRSHGEDETTIFARPQFDQAPPPAAATRPSVPARPVAPAQPAAAAPPAPATRPPLPTRTPGAQAAGVTTPPPYTPPAATPAVATPEAAPPPPAASADAWRTAADEGWSRATQAAEPATGGTTRSGLPKRVPQAQLVPGGIEPKGGRASTRRTPDEVRGLLSAYHRGVQRGRTAGADLNSTSTKETNR, encoded by the coding sequence GTGAGCACCGGACCTACGACCCTGCCCGAGAGCCCCGGCGCCGACCAGCGAAATCGGCGACGGCGGATGCCTCGGCTGCGTGACGCCCGGATCCGTTCGAAGCTCGCTCTCATCCTGGTCGTCCCGGTTGCCGCCGTCATCGCACTGGCAACTATCCGACTCGTGTCGGTCGGTGAGGGCGCGTACGACGCGACCCGGATCAGGTCGCTCACCGCGTTGTCGATCGACGTCTCGGCACTCGCCCAGGACCTGCACAAGGAGCGGATGGCGGCGGCGGCCTACCTGGCCGTGCCGAACCAGAAGCCGGACGACTACAACCTGCGGGTGCGGCGTACCGACGAGCGGATCGCGGCGTACCGGGAGGAGCGGGGACGGGTCGGCGAGGTGCCCGCGTCGGTGGCGGACCGGCTCAAGGTCATCGAGGACCACCTCGGCACACTGAACGGCACCCGCCAGGAGGTGCTGGACCGGCAGCAGATGCCGGTGGCCGAGGCGAGCCTGCGGTACGGCATCGTCCTCAGCGACCTCGTCGCGTACGGCGACACCCTCGCCCAGCAGCCCGGCGCCGAGAGCATCGCCGACGCCCGCCGGGCCGTGGCCGCGTTCTCCCATGCCAAGGCGGCGGTGGCCGAGGAGCAGGCGGTGGCGTTCACCGCCCTCGCCGGCGGCCAGCTCGACGAGGAGCAGTTCTCCTCCCTGGTCGCCACGCTGACCTCGCAGCAGGAGTCGCTGCTCTCCTTCTCCCGCGCGGCGGAGCCCTACCAGCGGTCCCTGGTGGACGGCACGGTCTCCGGTGACGCGGTGCAGCTCTCCGACCGGGTCGCCAACGACCTGTCCCGCTCGGTCGGCCAGGGCAACCCGCTGGTCACCCGGGACGAGGCCGCCGCCGCGATCGGCGCGGTCGACGACCTGATGCGGTGGGCCGAGCTCCAGCTCCAGGACCGGTTGCTCGCCGACGCGGACGCGGTCCGCACGGACGTGATCCGGCAGGCGGTGCTGGAGAGCCTGCTCGTACTGGTCACGCTGATCATCGCGGTGTCCCTGGCCGTGGTGCTGGCCCGCTCCCTCAACGACTCGCTGCGCCGGCTCCGTGAGGGCGCGCTGGCGGTGGCGAACCACGACCTGCCGGACGCGGTGGGTCGGCTCCAGAACGTCAACGCCATCGGCGACGGTGGGGTGGACGAGATCGTCCAGCAGGTGCGCGACCCGATCAAGCTGAGCAACCGCGACGAGGTCGGCCAGGTGGCCGCGGCCTTCAACGTGGTCCACCGGGAGGCGGTCCGGGTCGCCGCCGAGCAGGCCGCGCTGCGGACCAGCGTCTCCGCCATGTTCCTCAACCTGGCCCGGCGCTCGCAGAGCCTGGTCGACCGGATGATCGGTGAGCTGGACGCGATCGAGCGCGGCGAGGAGGACCCGAAGCGCCTCGCCCAGCTCTTCGAGCTGGACCACCTGGCCACCCGGATGCGCCGCAACGACGAGAACCTGCTGGTGCTGGCCGGCGCCGACTCGGCCGTGCCGCGCCGCGAGGACGCGCTCCTGGTCGACGTGCTGCGGGCCGCCCAGTCCGAGGTGGAGCTCTACAACCGGATCGAGTTCGGCACCGTCGACACCGACATCTCGGTGGCCGCGCACGCCGTCAACGACGTGGTGCGGCTGGTCGCCGAGCTGCTCGACAACGCCACCCGGTTCTCGCCGCCGAACACCACGGTGGTCGCCGACGGCCGGCGCATCCGCGACTACGTGCTGATCCAGGTCGAGGACCGGGGTCTGGGCCTGAGCGACGAGCAGCTCGACTCGCTGAACCGCCGGCTGGCCGCCCCGCCGACCGTGGACGTGGCGGCCTTCCGGCTGATGGGTCTGGCCGTGGTCAGCCGGCTCGCCTCCCGCTACGGGATCCGGGTGGAGCTGCGGCGCAACGTCGAGGGCGGCACGGTGGCCCAGGTGACCCTGCCGAACTCCGCGGTGGTGCTGCCGGCCAACCGGGGCCAGGCCCCGCTGACCCGGTCGCGCCAGCCGCTCGCCGTCGAGCCGTCCCCGCTGAGCCAGGTCGGCTCGGCTGCCGACCCGCTGGTCGGGGCGGGGCGCGGCGGCACCGCGACCCTCACCGACCAGTGGCGCAGCGCCGCGCCGTCGACCCGCTGGCCGGCCGACGCCGAGGTCCGGGACACCGGTCCGGCGGTGCAGGTCGGTGGCCCGGCGGCCGCGCTGCCCGGCGTACCGGCCGCCCCGATGGCCGCCCCGGTCGCGTCCGCCCCGCCCGCCCCGACCGTGCCCGTCTCCGGCGCCGGCGCCGGCTACTCGGCCGGTACGCCGACCGTCGCGTACCCCGCGCTGGACCCGTTGCCGAAGCGGACGCCGGGTGTGGAGGCGGCCGCGACCGCCGCGCCGGCCGCCCCGGTGGCGCCGGCGGCCGTCCCGGCCCCGCCGGCCTACCCGGCCGCGCCGGCGTACCAGTCGGCCACCGTGAACCCGCCGGCCACGCCGGTGGTGTCCCGGCCGGAGCTGCCGGCGGAGGCGCCGATATTCCGCGAGATGGAGGCGGTCTGGTTCCGCTCGCACGGCGAGGACGAGACCACGATCTTCGCCCGGCCGCAGTTCGACCAGGCGCCGCCCCCGGCCGCGGCGACCCGGCCGTCCGTCCCGGCCCGGCCGGTCGCTCCGGCGCAGCCGGCCGCCGCCGCGCCGCCGGCCCCGGCCACCCGGCCACCGCTGCCGACCCGTACCCCCGGGGCCCAGGCCGCGGGGGTGACCACGCCACCGCCGTACACCCCGCCGGCCGCGACCCCGGCGGTCGCGACTCCGGAGGCCGCGCCGCCGCCGCCCGCGGCGAGCGCGGACGCCTGGCGGACGGCGGCCGACGAGGGCTGGTCCCGGGCCACCCAGGCCGCCGAGCCCGCCACCGGCGGCACCACCCGTTCCGGGCTGCCGAAGCGGGTCCCGCAGGCCCAGCTGGTGCCCGGTGGCATCGAGCCCAAGGGCGGCCGGGCCAGCACCCGGCGGACGCCGGACGAAGTACGCGGCCTGCTGTCGGCCTACCACCGCGGAGTGCAGCGGGGACGGACGGCCGGCGCGGACCTGAACAGCACCTCGACCAAGGAGACGAACCGATGA
- a CDS encoding ABC transporter substrate-binding protein, with product MSPIRSASIAALASAVLATTLTGCQFGGEQQDTSPIVIAADLELSGASAQIGKVYQRALELKVEQLNSSGALGGREIKLKVKDNRSDAAESLRNINDFSADSQVSAIIMGGCNECATGAVRTIGEKRIPTIALASSGAITEPVAERRYVFKLAPNAADSAAALTAELQRRRIEKVAVLHSADNYGQEGLTALRSQFEKTSIRLTRAEAVRTTDTDVSTQVSALLDKKPEALILWTPPEQAALATARARQSKFTGSLFFDASAAGDLFLGASSGSAERATLIFTQTMVIDDVIATTPAKAARRQWFQDYTARYGGYHGFSSFAADAVQLITDAELRAGDKTGQAGRDALRDVLETSQLDGLTGPIRMTPDNHSGLMPQALTTLVARGGRWRLAG from the coding sequence TTGAGCCCCATCCGCTCCGCGAGCATCGCGGCGCTCGCATCGGCCGTGCTGGCCACCACCCTCACCGGCTGCCAGTTCGGCGGGGAGCAACAGGACACCAGCCCCATCGTGATCGCGGCCGACCTCGAACTCTCCGGCGCCTCCGCGCAGATCGGCAAGGTGTACCAACGGGCGCTGGAACTGAAGGTCGAGCAGTTGAACTCCTCCGGCGCACTGGGCGGCCGGGAGATCAAACTCAAGGTGAAGGACAACCGCTCCGACGCGGCCGAATCCCTGCGGAACATCAACGATTTCAGCGCTGACTCCCAAGTCAGCGCCATCATCATGGGCGGCTGCAACGAATGCGCGACCGGTGCCGTACGCACCATCGGCGAGAAGCGCATTCCGACCATCGCGCTCGCGTCCTCCGGCGCGATCACCGAACCGGTCGCCGAGCGCCGATACGTCTTCAAGCTGGCCCCCAACGCCGCCGACAGCGCGGCGGCCCTCACCGCCGAGCTGCAACGACGGCGGATCGAGAAGGTCGCGGTGCTGCACAGCGCCGACAACTACGGCCAGGAGGGCCTGACCGCCCTGCGCAGCCAGTTCGAGAAGACCAGCATCCGGCTCACCCGCGCGGAGGCGGTCCGCACCACGGACACCGACGTCAGCACCCAGGTCTCCGCCCTGCTCGACAAGAAGCCCGAGGCGCTCATCCTCTGGACGCCCCCGGAGCAGGCGGCGCTCGCCACCGCCCGGGCCCGGCAGAGCAAGTTCACCGGCTCGCTCTTCTTCGACGCCTCGGCCGCCGGCGACCTCTTCCTCGGGGCGTCGTCCGGCTCGGCGGAGCGGGCGACCCTGATCTTCACCCAGACGATGGTGATCGACGACGTCATCGCCACCACCCCGGCCAAGGCCGCGCGACGGCAGTGGTTCCAGGACTACACCGCCCGCTACGGCGGCTACCACGGCTTCTCGTCCTTCGCGGCGGACGCGGTGCAGCTCATCACCGACGCCGAGCTGCGGGCCGGTGACAAGACCGGCCAGGCCGGCCGGGACGCGCTGCGGGACGTGCTGGAGACCTCGCAGCTCGACGGCCTCACCGGGCCGATCCGGATGACCCCGGACAACCACTCGGGGCTGATGCCGCAGGCGCTGACGACGTTGGTGGCGCGGGGTGGGCGCTGGCGTCTCGCCGGCTGA
- a CDS encoding ABC transporter permease, whose translation MAQSTDTPAGTPPAPAVPGRFAVRPSTVVLPTLGLVIAVAAWWLATSGLHLVHPAALPPPQAVWRGLTGSAEVLLPALGITTWTTLLGFLLSAVAGVLIGMALAASHRVERMFAPLLVGINAVPKIAFGPLLVVAVGWGQKPILTMVFLLCFFPIVLSTATGLTTTPADLAELARSLNASWWQAFRKVRFPAALPQIFVGLKVAMPLAAIGAVIGEFYSDKPGLGYQILQYNGIGDTATAWAAIVLVALMSILLYSALTLVERLALPWVRATTSAR comes from the coding sequence GTGGCGCAGTCGACCGACACCCCGGCCGGTACGCCCCCGGCGCCGGCCGTCCCGGGCCGGTTCGCCGTACGGCCCTCGACGGTGGTGCTGCCGACGCTCGGCCTGGTCATCGCGGTCGCCGCCTGGTGGCTGGCCACCTCCGGGCTGCACCTGGTGCACCCGGCGGCGCTTCCTCCGCCGCAGGCGGTGTGGCGGGGGCTGACCGGCAGCGCGGAGGTGCTGCTGCCGGCGCTGGGCATCACCACCTGGACGACCCTGCTCGGCTTCCTGCTCTCGGCGGTGGCCGGCGTGCTGATCGGCATGGCGCTGGCCGCCTCGCACCGGGTCGAGCGGATGTTCGCGCCGCTGCTGGTGGGGATCAACGCGGTCCCCAAGATCGCGTTCGGCCCGCTGCTGGTGGTGGCGGTCGGCTGGGGCCAGAAGCCGATCCTGACCATGGTCTTCCTGCTCTGCTTCTTCCCGATCGTGCTCTCCACCGCGACCGGGCTGACCACCACCCCGGCCGACCTGGCCGAGCTGGCCCGCTCGCTGAACGCGTCGTGGTGGCAGGCGTTCCGCAAGGTGCGCTTCCCGGCCGCGCTGCCGCAGATCTTCGTCGGGCTGAAGGTGGCGATGCCGCTGGCGGCGATCGGCGCGGTGATCGGCGAGTTCTACTCCGACAAGCCGGGCCTGGGCTACCAGATCCTCCAGTACAACGGGATCGGCGACACCGCCACGGCGTGGGCGGCCATCGTCCTGGTCGCCCTGATGAGCATCCTGCTCTACTCCGCCCTCACCCTGGTCGAACGCCTCGCCCTCCCCTGGGTCCGCGCCACCACCTCCGCCCGCTGA
- a CDS encoding ABC transporter substrate-binding protein gives MRRLTRTVAAAALAAALALVSGCSSDSDKSAEPKAGGALEKVTYLTSFGNFGRDSYAWVAKEKGFFKDAGFDVDIKPGQGTGNVIQTVTGGQADFGPIDLTGGILQLGNGQAKDFVAVAAIQQRTMAAIVSVDGKNIATPKDLEGKKLADTPTSVVRNLFPTYAKLAGIDASKVTWVNGEPQSLMGMLGSGSVDGIGQFVVGQPTVAAVTKKTPVVLPYSNVMQDLYGNALITSTKIAKEKPEMVKKFTAALLKGLEYSLAHPEEAAQALKKNVPAANEQASAAELQLMAAYVRSSNSGTALGTLDQGRVAKSIALLQGAGALKQNLTPDQIIDFDLAPKA, from the coding sequence ATGAGAAGGCTGACCCGCACGGTCGCCGCCGCCGCCCTGGCCGCTGCCCTCGCCCTGGTCTCCGGATGCAGCAGCGACTCGGACAAGTCCGCGGAGCCGAAGGCCGGCGGCGCGCTGGAGAAGGTGACCTACCTCACCTCCTTCGGCAACTTCGGCCGCGACTCCTACGCCTGGGTGGCGAAGGAGAAGGGCTTCTTCAAGGACGCCGGCTTCGACGTCGACATCAAGCCGGGCCAGGGCACCGGCAACGTCATCCAGACCGTCACCGGCGGCCAGGCCGACTTCGGCCCGATCGACCTGACCGGTGGCATCCTCCAGCTCGGCAACGGCCAGGCGAAGGACTTCGTCGCGGTGGCCGCGATCCAGCAGCGCACCATGGCCGCGATCGTCTCGGTGGACGGCAAGAACATCGCCACCCCGAAGGACCTCGAGGGCAAGAAGCTCGCCGACACCCCGACCTCCGTCGTGCGCAACCTCTTCCCCACGTACGCGAAGCTGGCCGGCATCGACGCCAGCAAGGTGACCTGGGTCAACGGTGAGCCGCAGAGCCTGATGGGCATGCTCGGCTCCGGCTCGGTGGACGGCATCGGCCAGTTCGTGGTCGGCCAGCCCACCGTCGCGGCGGTCACCAAGAAGACCCCGGTGGTGCTGCCGTACAGCAACGTGATGCAGGACCTCTACGGCAACGCGCTGATCACCTCCACCAAGATCGCCAAGGAGAAGCCGGAGATGGTGAAGAAGTTCACCGCCGCGCTGCTCAAGGGCCTGGAGTACTCGCTGGCCCACCCGGAGGAGGCCGCTCAGGCGCTCAAGAAGAACGTGCCCGCCGCGAACGAGCAGGCGTCCGCCGCGGAGCTCCAGCTGATGGCGGCGTACGTCCGCTCCAGCAACTCCGGCACCGCGCTGGGCACCCTCGACCAGGGCCGGGTGGCCAAGAGCATCGCGCTGCTCCAGGGCGCGGGCGCGCTCAAGCAGAACCTGACCCCCGACCAGATCATCGACTTCGACCTCGCGCCGAAGGCCTGA
- a CDS encoding ABC transporter ATP-binding protein has protein sequence MIRLSGVSRIFDGRSGRVEALRGIDLDVAEGEFVAVLGRSGCGKSTLLRMIAGLLPASGGEITVAGTPITAPRRDIAMLFQRPALLPWRSVLDNVLLPVEIFGWSRRKHRDRARRLLEMAGLGGFEKRLPHELSGGMQQRVALCRSLIGDPRVMLMDEPFSALDALTREELSGELQRVHMETRATIVFVTHSIDEAVLLADRVVVLSPRPGRIREVVEVKVPRPRTLGRHEHLAEVARISAELHELLMERDAPVPAGTDAPAGAGTGGR, from the coding sequence ATGATCCGACTGTCCGGGGTGTCCCGCATCTTCGACGGCCGATCCGGCCGGGTGGAGGCGCTGCGCGGCATCGACCTCGACGTCGCCGAGGGCGAGTTCGTCGCCGTCCTGGGCCGGTCCGGCTGCGGCAAGTCGACGCTGCTCCGCATGATCGCCGGCCTGCTCCCGGCCAGCGGCGGCGAGATCACCGTCGCGGGCACGCCGATCACCGCGCCCCGCCGCGACATCGCCATGCTGTTCCAGCGGCCCGCCCTGCTGCCCTGGCGCTCGGTGCTGGACAACGTCCTGCTCCCGGTCGAGATCTTCGGCTGGAGCCGGCGCAAGCACCGTGACCGGGCCCGCCGGCTGTTGGAGATGGCCGGTCTCGGCGGGTTCGAGAAGCGGCTGCCGCACGAGCTCTCCGGCGGCATGCAGCAGCGGGTCGCGCTCTGCCGGTCGCTGATCGGCGACCCCCGGGTGATGCTGATGGACGAGCCCTTCTCCGCGCTCGACGCGCTCACCCGGGAGGAGCTCTCCGGGGAACTCCAGCGGGTGCACATGGAGACCCGGGCGACCATCGTCTTCGTCACCCACTCGATCGACGAGGCGGTGCTCCTCGCCGACCGGGTCGTCGTGCTCAGCCCGCGTCCCGGGCGGATCCGCGAGGTGGTCGAGGTGAAGGTGCCCCGGCCGCGCACCCTGGGCCGGCACGAGCACCTGGCCGAGGTGGCCCGGATCAGCGCCGAGCTGCACGAACTGCTGATGGAGCGGGACGCCCCCGTGCCGGCCGGCACGGACGCGCCGGCCGGGGCCGGCACGGGAGGACGGTGA
- a CDS encoding LLM class F420-dependent oxidoreductase produces MRVSVFTEPHRGASYDDQLRFARRVEETGYEGFFRADHYRAMGDEPGLPGPTDAWLTLAALARETSRIRLGTLVTSATFRLPGPLAVMVAQVDQMSGGRVELGIGAGWYEREHTAYGIPFPAVGERFDRLAEQLEIVTGLWRTPPGETYTFKGEYHQLVDAPALPKPVQRPGPPVIVGGRGPRRTPELAARYADEFNMPFKSVTETAAAYRRVREVSERIGRADSGRAPLVLSAGVVVAIGRTDAEAQRRAAPLHVKSALPPEDPVVGSPAQLVDRLGEFAAIGAGRVHLRLIDFDDLDHLELIAAEVLPQLDGAR; encoded by the coding sequence ATGCGGGTTTCCGTCTTCACGGAGCCGCACCGCGGGGCCAGCTACGACGACCAGCTCCGGTTCGCCCGGCGGGTCGAGGAGACCGGCTACGAGGGCTTCTTCCGCGCCGACCACTACCGCGCCATGGGCGACGAGCCGGGACTCCCCGGCCCCACCGACGCCTGGCTGACGCTCGCCGCGCTGGCCCGGGAGACCTCCCGGATCCGGCTCGGCACCCTGGTCACCTCGGCCACCTTCCGGCTGCCCGGCCCGCTGGCCGTGATGGTCGCCCAGGTCGACCAGATGAGCGGCGGCCGGGTCGAGCTGGGCATCGGGGCCGGCTGGTACGAGCGCGAGCACACCGCGTACGGCATCCCGTTCCCCGCCGTCGGCGAACGCTTCGACCGGCTGGCCGAGCAGCTGGAGATCGTCACCGGGCTGTGGCGCACCCCGCCCGGCGAGACGTACACCTTCAAGGGCGAGTACCACCAGCTCGTCGACGCCCCGGCGCTGCCCAAGCCGGTGCAGCGCCCCGGCCCGCCGGTGATCGTCGGCGGGCGCGGCCCGAGACGCACCCCCGAGCTGGCCGCCCGGTACGCCGACGAGTTCAACATGCCGTTCAAGAGCGTCACCGAGACCGCCGCCGCCTACCGGCGGGTACGTGAGGTGAGCGAGCGGATCGGCCGGGCCGACTCGGGCCGGGCCCCGCTGGTGCTCTCCGCCGGCGTGGTGGTCGCCATCGGTCGCACCGACGCGGAGGCGCAGCGGCGGGCCGCCCCGCTGCACGTCAAGAGCGCCCTGCCACCGGAGGACCCGGTGGTCGGCTCCCCCGCGCAGCTCGTCGACCGGCTCGGCGAGTTCGCCGCGATCGGCGCCGGCCGGGTGCACCTGCGCCTGATCGACTTCGACGACCTCGACCACCTGGAGCTCATCGCCGCCGAAGTGCTCCCCCAACTGGACGGAGCCCGATGA
- a CDS encoding cupin domain-containing protein: MSDATTDLELGPVGQEIVHENDRVRVWHIRLEPGERQPLHRHDHPYLVVAIQGAKNVVQTIDGTTIDADEPTGGVVYRDPGAVHMLTNVGDTTYLARLVELK, encoded by the coding sequence ATGAGCGACGCCACCACCGACCTCGAACTCGGGCCGGTCGGCCAGGAGATCGTCCACGAGAACGACCGGGTGCGGGTCTGGCACATCCGGCTGGAGCCGGGCGAGCGGCAGCCGCTGCACCGGCACGACCACCCGTACCTGGTGGTGGCGATCCAGGGCGCGAAGAACGTGGTGCAGACGATCGACGGCACCACCATCGACGCCGACGAGCCGACCGGTGGGGTGGTCTACCGGGATCCGGGCGCGGTGCACATGCTGACCAACGTCGGCGACACCACGTACCTGGCCCGCCTGGTCGAGCTGAAGTAG